In Cololabis saira isolate AMF1-May2022 chromosome 4, fColSai1.1, whole genome shotgun sequence, one DNA window encodes the following:
- the tbx2b gene encoding T-box transcription factor TBX2b isoform X2, producing MRDPVFTGTAMAYHPFHAHRPTDFPMSAFLAAAQPSFFPALSLPPGALTKPLPEHGLDPHTHPALSHHQAALRGIKSLEPEEEVDDDPKVTLEAKDLWDQFHKLGTEMVITKSGRRMFPPFKVRINGLDKKAKYILLMDIVAADDCRYKFHNSRWMVAGKADPEMPKRMYIHPDSPATGEQWMAKPVAFHKLKLTNNISDKHGFTILNSMHKYQPRFHIVRANDILKLPYSTFRTYVFPETEFVAVTAYQNDKITQLKIDNNPFAKGFRDTGNGRREKRKQLTMPSLRMYEDQCKADRDGADSDASSSDPPAGRESVHSPLGPGGSPLRFSRPGREEKTCTDSEQELDHHEEQCTGSTSPGTEPVSPYSSRCEERARERASTDKKDDSIFSIRNLEKDKVESRHRKDTADALTKDSDAGGISASKESFSPLVVQTESPSHFSPGHLQSLALSGLHSQQFFNPLNAGSPLLFHPGQFAMTPGAFSAMGMGHLLASVSGASGLENASLAAQGSGGSPNPFPFHLSQHMLASQGIPMPPFGGLFPYPYTYMAAAAAAASASALPATSTSSPLSRNPFLASSRPRLRFNPYQLPMSLSQTSGLLGTGLPAGLGLQGTESSKAGSSRETSPAPDTQSNHKTSGSNARAASPKSSVKDSVNELQSIQRLVSGLEGQREPSPNADSPK from the exons ATGAGAGATCCAGTTTTTACAGGGACTGCAATGGCTTACCACCCTTTCCACGCTCACCGGCCGACCGACTTCCCCATGTCCGCGTTCCTGGCGGCGGCGCAGCCGTCCTTCTTCCCGGCGCTCAGCCTCCCTCCCGGCGCGCTCACCAAGCCGCTCCCGGAGCACGGCCTGGACCCGCACACGCACCCGGCCCTCAGCCACCACCAGGCCGCCCTGCGCGGCATCAAGAGCCTGGAGCCCGAGGAGGAGGTGGACGACGACCCCAAAGTCACACTGGAAGCCAAGGATCTCTGGGACCAGTTTCACAAGCTCGGGACGGAGATGGTGATCACCAAGTCCGGACG GAGGATGTTTCCTCCGTTCAAAGTGCGGATAAACGGGCTCGATAAAAAAGCCAAATACATCCTGCTGATGGACATCGTGGCGGCGGACGACTGCCGCTACAAGTTCCACAACTCCCGCTGGATGGTGGCGGGCAAGGCCGACCCGGAGATGCCCAAGAGGATGTACATCCACCCGGACAGCCCCGCCACCGGAGAGCAGTGGATGGCCAAGCCTGTTGCTTTCCACAAACTCAAGCTCACCAACAATATCTCGGACAAACACGGATTT ACCATTCTGAACTCCATGCACAAGTACCAGCCGCGGTTCCACATCGTGCGGGCCAACGACATCCTGAAGCTGCCGTACAGCACCTTCCGCACCTACGTGTTCCCGGAGACGGAGTTCGTGGCCGTGACGGCCTACCAGAACGACAAG ATAACTCAGCTGAAGATTGACAACAACCCATTTGCCAAAGGATTCAGAGACACTGGGAACGGAAGGAGGGAGAAACG GAAGCAGCTGACCATGCCGTCGCTGCGGATGTACGAGGACCAGTGCAAGGCGGACCGGGACGGCGCGGACTCGGACGCCTCGTCCAGCGACCCCCCGGCCGGCAGGGAGTCCGTGCACTCCCCGCTGGGGCCCGGGGGCAGCCCGCTGCGGTTCAGCAGGCCCGGCCGAG AGGAGAAAACGTGCACGGACAGCGAGCAGGAGCTGGACCATCACGAGGAGCAGTGCACCGGCTCCACCAGCCCGGGGACGGAGCCCGTGTCCCCCTACAGCTCCAGGTGTGAGGAGCGGGCCAGGGAAAGAGCAAGCACTGACAAGAAAGACGACTCCATCTTCAGCATAAGGAACCTAGAAAAGGACAAAGTGGAGAGCAGGCACAGGAAGGACACGGCAGACGCGTTGACAAAGGACTCAGACGCTGGAGGCATCAGTGCCAGCAAGGAGTCCTTCTCCCCTCTAGTGGTCCAGACCGAGAGCCCCTCGCACTTCAGCCCGGGACACTTACAAAGCCTGGCTCTGTCCGGTCTGCACAGTCAGCAGTTTTTTAACCCTCTGAACGCCGGATCGCCGCTGTTGTTTCACCCTGGGCAGTTTGCTATGACCCCTGGAGCCTTTTCTGCCATGGGCATGGGGCATCTATTGGCTTCTGTATCTGGAGCGAGTGGATTGGAAAACGCCAGCCTCGCGGCCCAGGGCTCAGGAGGAAGCCCTAACCCCTTCCCCTTCCATCTGTCTCAGCACATGCTCGCCTCTCAG GGCATCCCCATGCCTCCGTTCGGAGGTCTGTTCCCGTACCCCTACACCTACATGGCGGCGGCTGCGGCCGCGGCCTCGGCCTCCGCCCTCCCGGCGACCAGCACCTCCAGCCCGCTCTCCAGGAACCCCTTCCTGGCCTCGTCCCGGCCCCGCCTGCGCTTCAACCCCTACCAGCTCCCCATGTCGCTGTCCCAGACCTCCGGGCTGCTGGGCACGGGCCTCCCCGCCGGCCTGGGCCTGCAGGGCACGGAGTCCTCCAAGGCCGGCAGCAGCCGGGAGACCAGCCCGGCCCCGGACACCCAGAGCAACCACAAGACGAGCGGATCCAACGCCAGAGCCGCGTCTCCCAAAAGCTCCGTGAAGGACTCTGTAAACGAGCTGCAGAGCATCCAGAGACTGGTGAGCGGCCTGGAGGGCCAGAGGGAGCCCTCCCCGAACGCTGACTCTCCCAAGTGA
- the tbx2b gene encoding T-box transcription factor TBX2b isoform X1 produces MRDPVFTGTAMAYHPFHAHRPTDFPMSAFLAAAQPSFFPALSLPPGALTKPLPEHGLDPHTHPALSHHQAALRGIKSLEPEEEVDDDPKVTLEAKDLWDQFHKLGTEMVITKSGRRMFPPFKVRINGLDKKAKYILLMDIVAADDCRYKFHNSRWMVAGKADPEMPKRMYIHPDSPATGEQWMAKPVAFHKLKLTNNISDKHGFVQTILNSMHKYQPRFHIVRANDILKLPYSTFRTYVFPETEFVAVTAYQNDKITQLKIDNNPFAKGFRDTGNGRREKRKQLTMPSLRMYEDQCKADRDGADSDASSSDPPAGRESVHSPLGPGGSPLRFSRPGREEKTCTDSEQELDHHEEQCTGSTSPGTEPVSPYSSRCEERARERASTDKKDDSIFSIRNLEKDKVESRHRKDTADALTKDSDAGGISASKESFSPLVVQTESPSHFSPGHLQSLALSGLHSQQFFNPLNAGSPLLFHPGQFAMTPGAFSAMGMGHLLASVSGASGLENASLAAQGSGGSPNPFPFHLSQHMLASQGIPMPPFGGLFPYPYTYMAAAAAAASASALPATSTSSPLSRNPFLASSRPRLRFNPYQLPMSLSQTSGLLGTGLPAGLGLQGTESSKAGSSRETSPAPDTQSNHKTSGSNARAASPKSSVKDSVNELQSIQRLVSGLEGQREPSPNADSPK; encoded by the exons ATGAGAGATCCAGTTTTTACAGGGACTGCAATGGCTTACCACCCTTTCCACGCTCACCGGCCGACCGACTTCCCCATGTCCGCGTTCCTGGCGGCGGCGCAGCCGTCCTTCTTCCCGGCGCTCAGCCTCCCTCCCGGCGCGCTCACCAAGCCGCTCCCGGAGCACGGCCTGGACCCGCACACGCACCCGGCCCTCAGCCACCACCAGGCCGCCCTGCGCGGCATCAAGAGCCTGGAGCCCGAGGAGGAGGTGGACGACGACCCCAAAGTCACACTGGAAGCCAAGGATCTCTGGGACCAGTTTCACAAGCTCGGGACGGAGATGGTGATCACCAAGTCCGGACG GAGGATGTTTCCTCCGTTCAAAGTGCGGATAAACGGGCTCGATAAAAAAGCCAAATACATCCTGCTGATGGACATCGTGGCGGCGGACGACTGCCGCTACAAGTTCCACAACTCCCGCTGGATGGTGGCGGGCAAGGCCGACCCGGAGATGCCCAAGAGGATGTACATCCACCCGGACAGCCCCGCCACCGGAGAGCAGTGGATGGCCAAGCCTGTTGCTTTCCACAAACTCAAGCTCACCAACAATATCTCGGACAAACACGGATTT GTCCAGACCATTCTGAACTCCATGCACAAGTACCAGCCGCGGTTCCACATCGTGCGGGCCAACGACATCCTGAAGCTGCCGTACAGCACCTTCCGCACCTACGTGTTCCCGGAGACGGAGTTCGTGGCCGTGACGGCCTACCAGAACGACAAG ATAACTCAGCTGAAGATTGACAACAACCCATTTGCCAAAGGATTCAGAGACACTGGGAACGGAAGGAGGGAGAAACG GAAGCAGCTGACCATGCCGTCGCTGCGGATGTACGAGGACCAGTGCAAGGCGGACCGGGACGGCGCGGACTCGGACGCCTCGTCCAGCGACCCCCCGGCCGGCAGGGAGTCCGTGCACTCCCCGCTGGGGCCCGGGGGCAGCCCGCTGCGGTTCAGCAGGCCCGGCCGAG AGGAGAAAACGTGCACGGACAGCGAGCAGGAGCTGGACCATCACGAGGAGCAGTGCACCGGCTCCACCAGCCCGGGGACGGAGCCCGTGTCCCCCTACAGCTCCAGGTGTGAGGAGCGGGCCAGGGAAAGAGCAAGCACTGACAAGAAAGACGACTCCATCTTCAGCATAAGGAACCTAGAAAAGGACAAAGTGGAGAGCAGGCACAGGAAGGACACGGCAGACGCGTTGACAAAGGACTCAGACGCTGGAGGCATCAGTGCCAGCAAGGAGTCCTTCTCCCCTCTAGTGGTCCAGACCGAGAGCCCCTCGCACTTCAGCCCGGGACACTTACAAAGCCTGGCTCTGTCCGGTCTGCACAGTCAGCAGTTTTTTAACCCTCTGAACGCCGGATCGCCGCTGTTGTTTCACCCTGGGCAGTTTGCTATGACCCCTGGAGCCTTTTCTGCCATGGGCATGGGGCATCTATTGGCTTCTGTATCTGGAGCGAGTGGATTGGAAAACGCCAGCCTCGCGGCCCAGGGCTCAGGAGGAAGCCCTAACCCCTTCCCCTTCCATCTGTCTCAGCACATGCTCGCCTCTCAG GGCATCCCCATGCCTCCGTTCGGAGGTCTGTTCCCGTACCCCTACACCTACATGGCGGCGGCTGCGGCCGCGGCCTCGGCCTCCGCCCTCCCGGCGACCAGCACCTCCAGCCCGCTCTCCAGGAACCCCTTCCTGGCCTCGTCCCGGCCCCGCCTGCGCTTCAACCCCTACCAGCTCCCCATGTCGCTGTCCCAGACCTCCGGGCTGCTGGGCACGGGCCTCCCCGCCGGCCTGGGCCTGCAGGGCACGGAGTCCTCCAAGGCCGGCAGCAGCCGGGAGACCAGCCCGGCCCCGGACACCCAGAGCAACCACAAGACGAGCGGATCCAACGCCAGAGCCGCGTCTCCCAAAAGCTCCGTGAAGGACTCTGTAAACGAGCTGCAGAGCATCCAGAGACTGGTGAGCGGCCTGGAGGGCCAGAGGGAGCCCTCCCCGAACGCTGACTCTCCCAAGTGA